AGGTGACGACGATGACTTTGCTCATGGGAAGGGCGGTCCTCTCTCTCTACTTGCTGTCTGTTGTCCGCGAGGGCTCTATTTTGAGCGCGTCAGGCAGGCGCGCGGCTCGAAGCGCCATTCAGAGCCGGATCGGCTCGATGACGATGCGCTCGCCCTCCAGGCGCACCTGCGCCGGCTGGCCCTGCACGCCCGCCGGGAAGGGGTCCTCGGTGGTGCGGTAGATGCCGGCGATGGACACCAGCTGCGGGTCCATGCCGGTGCTGAAGATGCGCGCACTGCTGTCGCCGCTGGCCCCAGCGATGGCGCGGCCGCGCAACGGACCGTAGACGTGGATGCTGCCGTCGGCGATCACCTCGGCGCCAAAACTGACCGCCGAGAGCACCACCAGGTCTGCGCCGCGCGCATAGACCCGCTGGCCGGAGCGCAGCGGCGTGTCCACCACCAGGGTGCCCCCCATGCGGTGCGGCTCGGCGCCCTCCCTGGCTGGCAGCACCGCCAGGGTGCTCTCACTCAGGGCCGACGGGACAGAAGGGGCTGACGGGGCTGGCGGGGCTGGCGGAGCATCACCAGCCGGCTCGATCGAAGCCTCGGCGGACGCCTCGGCCGGTTCGTCCGCACGCGCCTGAGCCGCAGGCTCGCTGCGCGGCAGCCGGGCGCAGGCCTCGGGCAGGCCGACCTCCAGGGCCGCGGCCATCTGCGCGGGGCTGCCGCCCTGCACGGCCACGGGCAACAGGCCCTGCGCGCGCAGCGTGGCCAGCAGGTCTGCGAAGGCCACGGCCAGGTCGTCGGCGGCCAGCGCGGCCAGGTCGACCACCACCGGTTCGTGGTCGAACAGCCCGGGGCTGTCGGCACCGCAGGCGGCCAGTGCCGCGCCCAGCGCCTCGTCGTCGGCCGTGTGCAGGCGCAGCACGGTCAGCGTCCAGGCGCTGCTCTTGAGATCGAAGGCGGGAAGGTCCGTGACCGGATGGGACATGGCAGGGGGCGGCAGTGGTCGGCGGGAAGGCACGAGACACCGCTTCCCCACCAGGGAATCGGCCCACGCCCCCCGCAGGACGATCAGACGGTCAGGCAGTTTATCTGCCGGCGCGACCGCCCGGGGCCGGTGGGCCCCGTCGAACTCAGGACCGCAGGTCGAAGCGGTCCAGGTCCATCACCTTGGTCCAGGCGGCGGCGAAGTCCTGCACGAACCGGCCCTCGGCATCGGCGCCGGCATAGACCTCGGCCAGGGCGCGCAGCTGCGAGTTGGAGCCGAACACCAGGTCCACCTGGGTGCCGGTCCACTTCAGCTGCCCGCTGCGGCGGTCCCGCCCCTCCAGCACCCCTGCGGTGGTGGCGCTGGGCTGCCACTGCGTG
The Sphaerotilus microaerophilus DNA segment above includes these coding regions:
- the minC gene encoding septum site-determining protein MinC translates to MSHPVTDLPAFDLKSSAWTLTVLRLHTADDEALGAALAACGADSPGLFDHEPVVVDLAALAADDLAVAFADLLATLRAQGLLPVAVQGGSPAQMAAALEVGLPEACARLPRSEPAAQARADEPAEASAEASIEPAGDAPPAPPAPSAPSVPSALSESTLAVLPAREGAEPHRMGGTLVVDTPLRSGQRVYARGADLVVLSAVSFGAEVIADGSIHVYGPLRGRAIAGASGDSSARIFSTGMDPQLVSIAGIYRTTEDPFPAGVQGQPAQVRLEGERIVIEPIRL